One window of Burkholderia thailandensis E264 genomic DNA carries:
- a CDS encoding phosphoglycerate kinase, with the protein MSQVKRLTDLIAEGKLSGKRVFIRADLNVPQDDHGNITEDTRVRASVPAIQAALDAGAAVMVTSHLGRPTEGEFTPEDSLAPVAKRLAELLGRDVPLVANWVENGVEVAPGQVVLLENCRVNKGEKKNSDELAQKMAKLCDVYVNDAFGTAHRAEATTHGIAKYAPVACAGPLLAAELDALGKALGNPKRPLVAIVAGSKVSTKLTILKSLAEKVDQLIVGGGIANTFMLAAGLAIGKSLAEADLVGEAKAIIDEARKRGASVPIPTDVVVAKEFSPTAVATVKKVADIEADDMILDIGPETAKALAGQLEKAGTIVWNGPVGVFEFDQFGNGTKTLADAIANSAAFSIAGGGDTLAAIAKYGIHDKVSYISTGGGAFLEFLEGKKLPAVEVLETRA; encoded by the coding sequence ATGAGCCAAGTAAAGCGTCTTACCGACCTGATCGCCGAAGGCAAGCTCTCCGGCAAACGTGTGTTCATCCGCGCCGATCTGAACGTGCCGCAGGACGATCACGGCAACATCACCGAAGACACGCGCGTGCGCGCGTCGGTGCCCGCGATCCAGGCGGCGCTCGACGCGGGCGCGGCCGTGATGGTCACGTCGCACCTCGGCCGCCCGACGGAAGGCGAGTTCACGCCCGAGGATTCGCTCGCGCCCGTCGCGAAGCGCCTCGCCGAGCTGCTCGGCCGCGACGTGCCGCTCGTCGCGAACTGGGTCGAGAACGGCGTCGAGGTTGCGCCCGGGCAGGTCGTGCTGCTCGAGAACTGCCGCGTGAACAAGGGCGAGAAGAAGAACTCGGACGAGCTCGCGCAGAAGATGGCGAAGCTCTGCGACGTCTACGTGAACGACGCGTTCGGCACCGCGCACCGCGCGGAGGCGACCACGCACGGCATCGCGAAGTACGCCCCCGTCGCGTGCGCGGGCCCGCTGCTCGCCGCGGAGCTCGACGCGCTCGGCAAGGCGCTCGGCAACCCGAAGCGCCCGCTGGTGGCGATCGTCGCGGGCTCGAAGGTGTCGACGAAGCTGACGATCCTGAAGTCGCTCGCGGAGAAGGTCGATCAACTGATCGTCGGCGGCGGCATCGCGAACACGTTCATGCTCGCGGCGGGCCTCGCGATCGGCAAGTCGCTCGCGGAGGCCGATCTCGTCGGCGAGGCGAAGGCGATCATCGACGAAGCCCGCAAGCGCGGCGCGTCGGTGCCGATCCCGACCGACGTCGTCGTCGCGAAGGAATTCTCGCCGACGGCCGTCGCCACCGTGAAGAAGGTCGCCGACATCGAAGCCGACGACATGATCCTCGACATCGGGCCGGAAACCGCGAAGGCGCTCGCCGGCCAGCTCGAGAAGGCGGGCACGATCGTCTGGAACGGCCCCGTCGGCGTGTTCGAGTTCGACCAGTTCGGCAACGGCACGAAGACGCTCGCCGACGCGATCGCGAATTCGGCCGCGTTCTCGATCGCGGGCGGCGGCGACACGCTCGCCGCGATCGCGAAGTACGGGATTCACGACAAGGTCAGCTACATCTCGACGGGCGGCGGCGCGTTCCTCGAATTCCTCGAGGGCAAGAAGCTGCCCGCCGTCGAAGTGCTGGAAACGCGCGCGTAA
- a CDS encoding AzlC family ABC transporter permease, whose translation MLARLSATDRFALAQGFRDFSPTLMAILSWGLVTGIAMSKSVLTTGQAVGMTILVYAGSSQLAVLPLFAAKLPVWTILLTAAMVNMRFVIFSAGLAPHFSYLPLWRRLTIGYFNGDVIYLLFQKQGFAAGHVPGKEAYFWGMALTSWLAWQASSLAGIALASAFPDSWGLALAGTLALIPIMVSAISNRSTLAAVAVAGIVSLVAFDLPYRLALPLAVVAALAAGSVADWFVERADWRRIRAASRATHTEDAE comes from the coding sequence ATGCTCGCTCGCCTTTCCGCCACCGACCGTTTCGCCCTCGCGCAGGGTTTCCGCGACTTTTCGCCGACGCTAATGGCGATCCTGTCATGGGGCCTCGTCACCGGCATCGCGATGAGCAAGTCGGTGCTGACGACGGGGCAGGCGGTCGGCATGACGATCCTCGTCTACGCGGGCTCGTCGCAGCTCGCGGTGCTGCCGCTGTTCGCCGCGAAGCTGCCGGTCTGGACGATTCTCCTGACGGCCGCGATGGTCAACATGCGCTTCGTGATCTTCAGCGCGGGGCTCGCGCCCCATTTTTCGTATCTGCCGCTGTGGCGGCGCCTCACGATCGGCTATTTCAACGGCGACGTGATCTACCTGCTGTTTCAGAAGCAGGGCTTCGCGGCGGGCCACGTGCCCGGCAAGGAGGCGTACTTCTGGGGGATGGCGCTCACGAGCTGGCTCGCGTGGCAGGCGTCGTCGCTCGCCGGCATCGCGCTCGCGAGCGCGTTTCCCGACAGTTGGGGGCTCGCGCTCGCCGGCACGCTCGCGCTGATCCCGATCATGGTGTCGGCGATCTCGAACCGCTCGACGCTCGCGGCCGTCGCTGTGGCCGGGATCGTGTCGCTCGTCGCGTTCGATCTGCCGTACCGGCTCGCGCTGCCGCTCGCGGTGGTCGCGGCGCTCGCGGCGGGCAGCGTGGCCGACTGGTTCGTCGAGCGCGCCGACTGGCGGCGCATTCGCGCGGCGAGCCGCGCGACGCATACGGAGGACGCCGAATGA
- a CDS encoding SGNH/GDSL hydrolase family protein: protein MNQLQRQQQPAGAARRRFWRGAQVALASAAFALLAACGGGDNNGASQPSAGVNMQVVSFGDSLSDVGTYSPQILIGFGGGRFTTNPGQVWTQDVAAYYGGTLTPAFEGGFGVPLQAAGGLGYAQGGSRVTQQPGIGHADASVANADYAQATTVPVATQVQQYLQQHGSFNANQIVLINGGANDIFYQVQVAQTQGNTPAAQLAAAQQIGLAAQQLAGVVQQIVAAGAAHVFVSNVPDIGGTPLAVSTGQQAALTQLSTVFNSTLAAALKALNVDPAKAVLIDAFTWQDGIAANYQGNGFSVANTGTACNLQSMIAAATKAGVTNPTAFGSSLFCSPQMYTAANADQTYMFADTVHPTTRLHALFAQYVEQQIAKAGVGR from the coding sequence ATGAATCAGCTGCAACGACAACAACAACCCGCCGGCGCCGCACGCCGCCGCTTCTGGCGCGGCGCGCAGGTCGCGCTCGCGAGCGCCGCGTTCGCGCTCCTCGCCGCGTGCGGCGGCGGCGACAACAACGGCGCGTCGCAGCCGAGCGCCGGCGTGAACATGCAGGTCGTGTCCTTCGGCGACAGCCTGTCGGACGTCGGCACCTACTCGCCGCAGATCCTGATCGGCTTCGGCGGCGGCCGCTTCACGACGAATCCGGGCCAGGTGTGGACGCAGGACGTCGCCGCCTATTACGGCGGCACGCTCACGCCGGCGTTCGAAGGCGGCTTCGGCGTGCCGCTGCAGGCGGCAGGCGGCCTGGGCTACGCGCAAGGCGGCTCGCGCGTCACGCAGCAGCCGGGCATCGGCCACGCGGACGCGAGCGTCGCGAACGCCGATTACGCGCAGGCGACGACCGTGCCCGTCGCGACGCAGGTGCAGCAATACCTGCAGCAGCACGGCAGCTTCAACGCGAACCAGATCGTGCTCATCAACGGCGGCGCGAACGACATCTTCTATCAGGTGCAGGTCGCGCAGACTCAGGGCAATACGCCGGCCGCGCAGCTCGCCGCCGCGCAGCAGATCGGCCTCGCCGCGCAGCAGCTCGCGGGCGTCGTCCAGCAGATCGTCGCGGCGGGCGCGGCGCACGTGTTCGTCTCGAACGTGCCGGACATCGGCGGCACGCCGCTCGCGGTGTCGACGGGCCAGCAGGCCGCGCTCACGCAGTTGTCGACGGTCTTCAACAGCACGCTTGCCGCGGCGTTGAAGGCGCTGAACGTCGATCCCGCGAAGGCCGTGCTGATCGACGCGTTCACGTGGCAGGACGGCATCGCCGCGAACTATCAGGGCAACGGCTTCTCGGTGGCGAACACGGGCACCGCGTGCAACCTGCAGTCGATGATCGCCGCCGCGACGAAGGCGGGTGTCACGAACCCGACCGCGTTCGGCTCGTCGCTGTTCTGCTCGCCGCAGATGTACACGGCCGCGAACGCGGACCAGACCTACATGTTCGCCGACACGGTCCACCCGACGACGCGCCTGCACGCGCTCTTCGCGCAGTACGTCGAGCAGCAGATCGCGAAGGCGGGCGTCGGCAGGTAA
- a CDS encoding L-threonylcarbamoyladenylate synthase — protein sequence MSNDRPIPTDEQIDEAAALLDAGELVAFPTETVYGLGGDAQNPAAVARIYAAKGRPANHPVIVHLAPGSDPGYWVDSLPADAQKLIDAFWPGPLTLILKRAARIPDAVSGGQDSVGLRCPSHPVAQALLRAFDARRGGHGGVAAPSANRFGHVSPTTAQHVRDEFGDAVRVLDGGPSDVGIESTILDLSRGFPALLRPGDVSPRQIADVLGVAPRLPDGSDATAPRASGTLKAHYAPRTPLALAAFERLEPLLAAARDAGKPVALVARVSRAGAWAHAQGVHFVAAPEDPRVYARELYGLLRALDRAQVARILVEKLPDTVEWIAVNDRLGRAAAAFDAQE from the coding sequence ATGTCGAACGATCGACCGATTCCGACCGACGAGCAGATCGACGAAGCCGCCGCGCTGCTCGACGCGGGCGAACTCGTCGCGTTTCCGACCGAAACCGTCTACGGGCTCGGCGGCGACGCGCAGAACCCGGCCGCCGTCGCGCGCATCTACGCGGCGAAAGGGCGGCCGGCGAACCATCCGGTGATCGTCCACCTCGCGCCGGGCAGCGATCCGGGCTACTGGGTCGATTCGTTGCCCGCCGACGCGCAGAAGTTGATCGACGCGTTCTGGCCCGGCCCGCTCACGCTGATCCTCAAGCGCGCCGCGCGTATTCCGGACGCGGTGAGCGGCGGGCAGGACTCGGTCGGCTTGCGCTGCCCGTCGCATCCGGTCGCGCAGGCGCTGCTGCGTGCGTTCGACGCGCGTCGCGGCGGGCACGGCGGCGTCGCCGCGCCGTCGGCGAACCGTTTCGGCCACGTGAGCCCGACCACCGCGCAGCACGTGCGCGACGAATTCGGCGATGCCGTCCGCGTGCTCGACGGCGGCCCGTCCGACGTCGGGATCGAATCGACGATTCTCGATTTGTCGCGCGGTTTTCCGGCGCTGTTGCGCCCGGGCGACGTGAGCCCGCGGCAGATCGCCGATGTGCTCGGCGTCGCGCCGCGCCTGCCCGACGGCAGCGATGCGACCGCGCCGCGCGCGTCCGGCACGTTGAAGGCGCATTACGCACCGCGCACGCCGCTCGCGCTGGCGGCGTTCGAGCGGCTCGAGCCGCTGCTCGCGGCCGCGCGCGACGCCGGCAAACCGGTGGCGCTCGTCGCGCGCGTGTCGCGCGCGGGCGCGTGGGCGCACGCACAGGGCGTGCATTTCGTCGCGGCGCCCGAGGACCCGCGAGTCTACGCGCGTGAGCTCTACGGGCTGCTGCGCGCGCTCGACCGCGCGCAGGTCGCGCGCATTCTCGTCGAGAAGCTGCCGGATACGGTCGAATGGATCGCGGTGAACGACCGGCTCGGCCGTGCGGCGGCCGCGTTCGACGCGCAGGAGTGA
- the pyk gene encoding pyruvate kinase yields the protein MHRATKIVATIGPASSSPEVLLQMMHAGLDVVRLNFSHGSADDHRERAEMVREAARRVGREIAIMADLQGPKIRVGKFEAGKTTLTPGQPFILDATCELGNDERVGLDYKDLPRDLKPGDVLLLNDGLIVLKVDRVFGDEIHTTVKVGGDLSNNKGINRQGGGLSAPALTAKDMEDIRTAMSLGADLVAVSFPKNATDMEMARQLANIAGAPYGIKPKMIAKIERAEAIPALQEILDASDGIMVARGDLAVEVGNAAVPALQKRMIRMARESNKLVITATQMMESMIHAPVPTRAEVSDVANAVLDGTDAVMLSAETATGKYPAVTIEAMAAICVEAEKSEHVELDKDFLDRTFTRIDQSIAMGALFTAYHLGAKAIVALTESGATALWMSRHYTHVPIFALTPRVGSERAMALFRNVTPLHVDFDSDRDSALQQALELIVRRGYVAHGDMVVLTVGEPMGQAGGTNTLKIVRVGEHY from the coding sequence ATGCATCGCGCCACCAAGATAGTCGCCACGATCGGTCCGGCATCCAGCTCGCCGGAGGTCCTGTTGCAGATGATGCACGCGGGTCTCGACGTCGTGCGGCTCAATTTCTCGCACGGCTCCGCCGACGATCACCGCGAGCGGGCCGAGATGGTCCGCGAGGCCGCGCGCCGGGTCGGCCGGGAAATCGCGATCATGGCGGACCTGCAGGGGCCGAAGATCCGCGTCGGCAAGTTCGAGGCGGGCAAGACGACGCTCACGCCCGGCCAGCCGTTCATCCTCGACGCGACGTGCGAGCTCGGCAACGACGAGCGGGTCGGCCTCGACTACAAGGATCTGCCGCGCGACCTGAAGCCGGGCGACGTGCTGCTGCTTAACGACGGCCTGATCGTGCTGAAGGTCGACCGCGTGTTCGGCGATGAGATTCACACGACCGTCAAGGTGGGCGGCGATCTGTCGAACAACAAGGGGATCAACCGGCAGGGCGGCGGGCTGTCGGCGCCCGCGCTGACCGCGAAGGACATGGAGGACATCCGCACCGCGATGTCGCTCGGCGCGGATCTCGTCGCCGTGTCGTTCCCGAAGAACGCGACCGACATGGAGATGGCGCGCCAGCTCGCGAACATCGCGGGTGCGCCTTACGGCATCAAGCCGAAGATGATCGCGAAGATCGAGCGCGCCGAGGCGATTCCGGCGCTGCAGGAGATTCTCGACGCGTCGGACGGCATCATGGTCGCGCGCGGCGATTTGGCCGTCGAGGTCGGCAACGCGGCCGTGCCCGCGCTGCAGAAGCGGATGATCCGGATGGCGCGCGAGTCGAACAAGCTCGTGATCACCGCGACGCAGATGATGGAATCGATGATCCACGCGCCCGTGCCGACGCGCGCGGAGGTGTCGGACGTCGCGAACGCCGTGCTCGACGGCACCGATGCGGTGATGCTGTCGGCCGAGACGGCGACGGGCAAGTATCCGGCCGTGACGATCGAGGCGATGGCGGCGATCTGCGTCGAGGCGGAGAAATCCGAGCACGTCGAGCTCGACAAGGATTTCCTCGACCGCACGTTCACGCGGATCGACCAGTCGATCGCGATGGGCGCGCTCTTCACCGCGTACCACCTGGGCGCGAAGGCGATCGTCGCGCTGACCGAATCGGGCGCGACGGCGCTCTGGATGTCGCGCCACTACACGCACGTGCCGATCTTCGCGCTGACGCCGCGAGTCGGCAGCGAGCGCGCGATGGCGCTCTTTCGCAACGTGACGCCGCTGCACGTCGACTTCGACAGCGATCGCGATTCCGCGCTGCAGCAGGCGCTCGAGCTGATCGTGCGGCGCGGCTACGTCGCGCATGGCGACATGGTCGTGCTGACGGTCGGCGAGCCGATGGGGCAGGCGGGCGGCACGAACACGCTGAAGATCGTGCGCGTCGGCGAGCACTACTGA
- the purE gene encoding 5-(carboxyamino)imidazole ribonucleotide mutase: protein MSEVQTAHTHSAPLVGVLMGSSSDWDVMKHAVAILQEFDVPYEAKVVSAHRMPDEMFDYAEKARERGLRAIIAGAGGAAHLPGMLAAKTTVPVLGVPVASKYLKGVDSLHSIVQMPKGVPVATFAIGEAGAANAALFAVSILSGTSVDYANRLAAFRVRQNEAAHAMTLPPL from the coding sequence ATGAGCGAAGTCCAGACCGCCCACACGCACAGCGCGCCGCTCGTCGGCGTGCTGATGGGTTCCAGCTCCGACTGGGACGTGATGAAGCATGCCGTCGCGATCCTGCAGGAATTCGACGTGCCGTACGAGGCGAAGGTCGTGTCCGCGCACCGGATGCCCGACGAGATGTTCGACTACGCGGAGAAGGCGCGCGAGCGCGGCCTGCGCGCGATCATCGCGGGCGCGGGCGGCGCCGCGCACCTGCCCGGCATGCTCGCGGCGAAGACGACCGTGCCCGTGCTCGGCGTGCCCGTCGCGAGCAAGTATCTGAAAGGCGTCGATTCGCTGCACTCGATCGTGCAGATGCCGAAAGGCGTGCCCGTGGCGACGTTCGCGATCGGCGAGGCCGGCGCGGCGAACGCGGCGCTCTTCGCGGTGTCGATCCTGTCCGGCACGTCGGTCGACTATGCGAACCGGCTCGCCGCGTTCCGCGTGCGGCAGAACGAGGCCGCGCACGCGATGACGCTGCCGCCGCTGTGA
- a CDS encoding AzlD domain-containing protein, whose protein sequence is MSGWQVWLAIAGMTLVTAITRALFLAGGERTVLPERVQRSLRYAPAAALVAVVLPDVLETPAGISFALSNHDFYAAAAGLAWFLWRRSMLGTIVVGMLVFTALRVLF, encoded by the coding sequence ATGAGCGGCTGGCAGGTCTGGCTCGCGATCGCCGGGATGACGCTCGTCACCGCGATCACGCGCGCGCTCTTTCTCGCGGGCGGCGAGCGCACGGTGCTGCCCGAGCGCGTGCAGCGCTCGCTGCGCTACGCGCCCGCCGCGGCGCTCGTCGCGGTCGTGCTGCCCGACGTGCTCGAGACGCCCGCGGGCATCTCGTTCGCGCTGTCCAACCATGACTTCTACGCGGCGGCCGCCGGCCTCGCGTGGTTCCTGTGGCGGCGCAGCATGCTCGGCACGATCGTCGTCGGGATGCTCGTCTTCACCGCGCTGAGGGTCCTGTTCTGA
- a CDS encoding branched-chain amino acid transaminase encodes MSMADRDGKIWMDGKLIEWRDAKIHVLTHTLHYGMGVFEGVRAYKTADGGTAIFRLKEHTKRLLNSAKIFQMDVPFDQETLEAAQRDVVRENKLESCYLRPIIWIGSEKLGVSAKGNTIHVAIAAWPWGAYLGEEGLAKGIRVKTSSFTRHHVNVSMVRAKASGWYVNSILANQEATADGYDEALLLDVDGYVSEGSGENFFLVNRGKLYTPDLASCLDGITRDTVITLAKEAGIEVIEKRITRDEVYTADEAFFTGTAAEVTPIRELDNRTIGSGARGPITEKLQSAFFDVVNGKSAKHADWLTKI; translated from the coding sequence ATGTCAATGGCCGATCGCGACGGCAAGATTTGGATGGACGGCAAGCTGATCGAATGGCGCGACGCCAAGATCCACGTGCTGACCCACACGCTGCACTACGGCATGGGCGTCTTCGAGGGCGTGCGCGCGTACAAGACGGCCGACGGCGGCACGGCGATCTTCCGCCTGAAAGAGCACACGAAGCGCCTGCTGAACTCGGCGAAGATCTTCCAGATGGACGTGCCGTTCGACCAGGAAACGCTCGAGGCCGCGCAGCGCGACGTCGTGCGCGAGAACAAGCTCGAGTCGTGCTACCTGCGCCCGATCATCTGGATCGGCTCGGAGAAGCTCGGCGTGTCGGCCAAGGGCAACACGATCCACGTCGCGATCGCCGCGTGGCCGTGGGGCGCGTACCTTGGCGAGGAAGGCCTCGCGAAGGGCATCCGCGTGAAGACCTCGTCGTTCACGCGCCATCACGTGAACGTGTCGATGGTGCGCGCGAAGGCGTCCGGCTGGTACGTGAATTCGATCCTCGCGAACCAGGAAGCGACGGCCGACGGCTACGACGAGGCGCTGCTGCTCGACGTCGACGGCTATGTGTCCGAAGGCTCCGGCGAGAACTTCTTCCTCGTGAACCGCGGCAAGCTCTACACGCCGGATCTCGCGTCGTGCCTCGACGGCATCACGCGCGACACGGTCATCACGCTCGCGAAGGAAGCCGGCATCGAAGTGATCGAGAAGCGCATCACGCGCGACGAGGTCTACACGGCCGACGAGGCGTTCTTCACCGGCACCGCGGCCGAAGTCACGCCGATCCGCGAGCTCGACAACCGCACGATCGGCAGCGGCGCGCGCGGCCCGATCACCGAAAAGCTGCAAAGCGCGTTCTTCGACGTCGTCAACGGCAAGAGCGCGAAGCACGCGGACTGGCTCACGAAGATCTGA
- a CDS encoding 5-(carboxyamino)imidazole ribonucleotide synthase: protein MTALPNPNSPILPGAWLGMVGGGQLGRMFCFAAQAMGYRVAVLDPDPTSPAGAVADKHLRAAYDDEAALAELAQLCDAVSTEFENVPAASLDFLAQSTFVAPAGRCVAIAQDRIAEKRFIAASGVPVAPHVVIESAAQLAALADADLAAVLPGILKTARLGYDGKGQVRVATAQEARDAYGSLGGVPCVLEKRLPLKYEVSALIARGANGASAVFPLAQNTHHGGILSLSVVPAPAASDALVRDAQQAAARIADSLDYVGVLCVEFFVLEDGSLVANEMAPRPHNSGHYTVDACETSQFEQQVRAMTRLPLGSTRQHSPAAMLNVLGDVWFASGASGEPVTPPWDQVAAMPTARLHLYGKEEARVGRKMGHVNFTAATLDEAVAGATACARLLRIPLD, encoded by the coding sequence ATGACTGCACTCCCCAACCCGAATTCCCCGATCCTGCCGGGCGCCTGGCTCGGCATGGTCGGCGGCGGCCAGCTCGGCCGCATGTTCTGCTTCGCCGCGCAGGCGATGGGCTACCGCGTCGCCGTGCTCGATCCCGATCCGACGAGCCCGGCGGGCGCCGTCGCGGACAAGCATCTGCGCGCCGCATACGACGACGAGGCCGCGCTCGCCGAGCTCGCGCAATTGTGCGACGCGGTATCGACCGAGTTCGAGAACGTGCCCGCCGCGAGCCTCGATTTCCTCGCGCAATCGACGTTCGTCGCGCCCGCCGGCCGCTGCGTCGCGATCGCGCAGGACCGGATCGCCGAGAAGCGTTTCATCGCGGCGTCGGGCGTGCCGGTCGCGCCGCACGTCGTGATCGAGTCGGCCGCGCAGCTCGCGGCGCTCGCCGATGCGGATCTCGCCGCGGTGCTGCCCGGCATCCTGAAGACCGCGCGCCTCGGCTACGACGGCAAGGGGCAGGTGCGCGTCGCGACCGCGCAGGAAGCGCGCGACGCGTATGGGTCGCTCGGCGGCGTGCCGTGCGTGCTCGAGAAGCGCCTGCCGCTCAAATACGAGGTGTCGGCGCTGATCGCGCGCGGCGCGAACGGCGCGTCCGCCGTGTTTCCGCTCGCGCAGAACACGCACCACGGCGGCATCCTGTCGCTGAGCGTCGTGCCCGCGCCCGCCGCGAGCGATGCGCTCGTGCGCGACGCGCAGCAGGCGGCCGCGCGGATCGCCGATTCGCTCGACTACGTCGGCGTGCTGTGCGTCGAGTTCTTCGTGCTCGAAGACGGCTCGCTCGTTGCGAACGAAATGGCGCCGCGGCCGCACAATTCCGGCCACTACACGGTCGATGCGTGCGAGACGAGCCAGTTCGAGCAGCAGGTGCGCGCGATGACGCGGCTGCCGCTCGGCAGCACGCGCCAGCATTCGCCCGCCGCGATGCTTAACGTGCTCGGCGACGTATGGTTCGCGAGCGGCGCGTCGGGCGAGCCCGTCACGCCGCCGTGGGACCAGGTCGCCGCGATGCCGACCGCGCGGCTGCATCTGTACGGCAAGGAAGAAGCGCGGGTCGGCCGCAAGATGGGCCACGTGAACTTCACCGCGGCGACGCTCGACGAAGCGGTCGCGGGCGCGACCGCGTGCGCGCGGCTGTTGCGCATTCCGCTCGACTGA
- a CDS encoding phosphoribosylaminoimidazolesuccinocarboxamide synthase: protein MSTLYESTLRSLPLLGRGKVRDNYAVGNDKLLIVTTDRLSAFDVIMGEPIPNKGRVLNQMANFWFDKLAHIVPNHLTGVAPETVVAADEVEQVKGRAVVVKRLEPILVEAVVRGYLAGSGWKDYQATGKVCGVELPAGLSNAQKLPEPIFTPAAKAEMGHHDENISFEETERRIGTELAATIRDISIKLYKEAADYAATRGIIIADTKFEFGLDEHGKLFLMDEALTADSSRFWPADEYRVGTNPPSFDKQFVRDWLEAQNWSKEPPAPKLPDDVVAKTSAKYQEALERITGKTLD from the coding sequence ATGTCTACCCTCTACGAATCCACGCTGCGCTCGCTGCCGCTCCTCGGTCGCGGCAAGGTCCGCGACAACTACGCGGTCGGCAACGACAAGCTCCTGATCGTCACGACCGATCGCCTGTCGGCGTTCGACGTCATCATGGGCGAGCCGATTCCGAACAAGGGCCGCGTGCTGAACCAGATGGCGAACTTCTGGTTCGACAAGCTCGCGCACATCGTCCCGAACCACCTGACGGGCGTCGCGCCCGAGACGGTCGTCGCCGCCGACGAGGTCGAGCAGGTGAAGGGGCGCGCGGTCGTCGTCAAGCGGCTCGAGCCGATCCTCGTCGAGGCGGTCGTGCGCGGCTATCTCGCGGGCAGCGGCTGGAAGGACTACCAGGCGACGGGCAAGGTGTGCGGCGTCGAGCTGCCGGCCGGCCTCTCGAACGCGCAGAAGCTCCCCGAGCCGATCTTCACCCCCGCCGCGAAGGCCGAGATGGGCCATCACGACGAGAACATCTCGTTCGAGGAAACCGAGCGCCGCATCGGCACCGAGCTGGCCGCGACGATTCGCGACATCTCGATCAAGCTGTACAAGGAAGCGGCCGACTACGCGGCCACGCGCGGCATCATCATCGCCGACACGAAGTTCGAGTTCGGCCTCGACGAGCACGGCAAGCTGTTCCTGATGGACGAGGCGCTGACGGCCGATTCGTCGCGCTTCTGGCCGGCGGACGAATACCGGGTCGGCACGAACCCGCCGTCGTTCGACAAGCAGTTCGTCCGCGACTGGCTCGAGGCGCAGAACTGGAGCAAGGAGCCGCCCGCGCCGAAGCTGCCCGACGACGTGGTCGCGAAGACGAGCGCGAAGTATCAGGAAGCGCTCGAGCGCATCACGGGCAAGACGCTCGACTGA
- the fba gene encoding class II fructose-bisphosphate aldolase (catalyzes the reversible aldol condensation of dihydroxyacetonephosphate and glyceraldehyde 3-phosphate in the Calvin cycle, glycolysis, and/or gluconeogenesis), giving the protein MPLVSMRQLLDHAAENGYGLPAFNVNNLEQVQAIMAAADEVGAPVIMQASAGARKYAGEAFLRHLIEAAVESYPHIPVVMHQDHGQSPAVCMAAIRSGFTSVMMDGSLEADGKTVASYEYNVDVSRKVVEMAHSIGVTVEAELGVLGSLETMKGDKEDGHGAEGTMTREQLLTDPEQAADFVKLTQCDALAIAIGTSHGAYKFTKKPTGDILSIQRIKEIHARIPNTHLVMHGSSSVPQDLLAEIREFGGDMKETYGVPVEEIQEGIKHGVRKVNIDTDLRLAITGAIRRYMFENPGKFDPRDYLKPAREAAKKICVARYLAFGCEGQAAKIKPVPLEKIAEKYKAGDLAQVVR; this is encoded by the coding sequence ATGCCTCTCGTATCAATGCGTCAACTGCTGGATCACGCCGCGGAGAACGGCTACGGCCTGCCCGCGTTCAACGTGAACAACCTGGAGCAGGTGCAGGCGATCATGGCGGCCGCGGACGAAGTCGGCGCGCCCGTGATCATGCAGGCGTCGGCGGGCGCCCGGAAGTACGCGGGCGAGGCGTTCCTGCGCCACCTGATCGAAGCGGCGGTCGAGTCGTACCCGCACATTCCCGTCGTGATGCACCAGGATCACGGCCAGTCGCCCGCCGTCTGCATGGCGGCGATTCGCAGCGGCTTCACGAGCGTGATGATGGACGGCTCGCTCGAGGCCGACGGCAAGACGGTCGCGTCGTACGAATACAACGTCGACGTGTCGAGGAAGGTCGTCGAGATGGCGCACTCGATCGGCGTGACGGTCGAGGCCGAGCTCGGCGTGCTCGGCTCGCTCGAGACGATGAAGGGCGACAAGGAGGACGGCCACGGCGCAGAAGGCACGATGACGCGCGAGCAACTGCTGACCGATCCCGAGCAGGCGGCCGATTTCGTCAAGCTCACGCAGTGCGACGCGCTCGCGATCGCGATCGGCACGTCGCACGGCGCGTACAAGTTCACGAAGAAGCCGACGGGCGACATCCTGTCGATCCAGCGGATCAAGGAAATCCACGCGCGCATCCCGAACACGCACCTCGTGATGCACGGCTCGTCGTCGGTGCCGCAGGACCTGCTCGCGGAAATCCGCGAATTCGGCGGCGACATGAAGGAAACCTACGGCGTGCCCGTCGAGGAAATCCAGGAAGGCATCAAGCACGGCGTGCGCAAGGTCAACATCGACACCGACCTGCGTCTCGCGATCACGGGCGCGATCCGCCGCTACATGTTCGAGAATCCTGGCAAGTTCGATCCGCGCGATTACCTGAAGCCCGCGCGCGAAGCGGCGAAGAAGATCTGCGTCGCGCGCTATCTGGCGTTCGGCTGCGAAGGCCAGGCGGCGAAGATCAAGCCGGTGCCGCTCGAGAAGATCGCCGAGAAGTACAAGGCAGGCGACCTCGCGCAAGTGGTGCGTTGA